From the candidate division KSB1 bacterium genome, one window contains:
- a CDS encoding MlaD family protein → MRKNAEFIVGLTVVLGLAILLFGILWGKNYRLASNQVRVSFLFQNTGGLRVNDPVTVNGVPKGQVVDIRLQQGGVRVEVKLDGDVQLYSDVSAYITTVEMMGGKKVEIIPGTSGQPLDLITRKTPLKGSQTAGFSEMMLEMSKIAARSHQLMQRLDSTITLASTFLDDDTIRRPLIVVLNDLQASTATMRQFVQTNQAAMQKTMDNVQITSTHIRSLAERHSPQLDSTFLALNRTIYKLDAFANTLDEISLRLQQRQGNLSKLIYDDETYQRLNTTIAKVDSTVVDLRKHLGRFLHGSNFNLINLLSF, encoded by the coding sequence ATGAGAAAAAACGCTGAATTTATCGTCGGCCTCACCGTCGTCCTCGGGCTGGCGATCCTGCTGTTCGGAATTTTGTGGGGAAAAAACTATCGTTTGGCCTCCAACCAGGTGCGGGTGAGCTTTCTTTTTCAAAATACCGGCGGGCTTCGCGTCAACGATCCGGTCACGGTCAACGGCGTCCCCAAAGGCCAGGTCGTCGACATTAGATTGCAGCAGGGTGGGGTGCGCGTTGAGGTCAAGCTCGACGGTGACGTGCAATTGTACTCCGATGTCAGCGCCTACATTACCACCGTCGAGATGATGGGCGGAAAAAAAGTTGAAATTATCCCTGGAACCTCCGGCCAGCCGCTCGATCTCATCACGCGGAAAACCCCCTTAAAAGGCTCGCAAACCGCGGGATTTTCCGAAATGATGCTGGAAATGAGCAAAATTGCCGCACGCTCCCATCAGCTCATGCAGCGCCTGGATTCCACCATCACCCTGGCTTCCACCTTTTTGGATGACGACACCATTCGCCGCCCGCTGATCGTCGTGCTCAACGATCTGCAAGCGTCCACGGCAACGATGCGGCAATTCGTGCAAACCAACCAGGCGGCAATGCAAAAAACCATGGATAATGTCCAAATCACTTCGACGCATATCCGAAGCCTCGCCGAACGCCACTCCCCCCAACTTGACAGCACCTTTCTCGCGCTCAACCGGACGATTTATAAATTGGATGCCTTCGCCAACACGCTGGATGAAATTTCCCTCCGTTTGCAGCAGCGCCAGGGCAACCTCAGCAAGCTCATTTATGACGATGAAACCTACCAGCGCTTGAACACGACCATCGCCAAAGTCGATTCCACTGTTGTCGATTTGCGCAAGCATTTGGGAAGATTTTTGCACGGCAGCAATTTTAATTTGATCAACCTGTTGAGTTTTTGA
- the secE gene encoding preprotein translocase subunit SecE has translation MALVGKVKKFAQDVRLELSKVSWPTRDELWGSTGVVIVFSLLFAVYTFGADQILQVLVKLLLSAN, from the coding sequence ATGGCTCTCGTTGGCAAAGTTAAAAAGTTTGCACAGGATGTTCGGCTGGAGTTGTCAAAGGTGAGTTGGCCTACCCGCGACGAGTTGTGGGGGTCAACCGGTGTGGTTATTGTATTCTCACTCTTATTCGCCGTTTACACCTTCGGGGCCGATCAAATATTGCAAGTTTTGGTCAAGCTGCTGTTGTCGGCCAATTAA
- the hprK gene encoding HPr(Ser) kinase/phosphatase, whose protein sequence is MVNLSVEELFSSVQGRLSLEIVNGTYSFRKSIKEGDLNRPGLALAGFTKVFTYDRIQVLGNTEMRFLEGMSLGERRHAIQTMLNFDIPCIVVTDNNAIPPELIDIANQRGITVFRTPLKTTQFTHLLGDFLDEKFAPTTTVHGTLVDVFGVGLLFTGRSGIGKSEIALDLVERGHRLVADDIVQISRKAAGILIGQGSEMLKYHMEIRGLGIIDIRSIFGIHATRPQKRIEVEVHLEEWDNTEDYERIGVDEQFTKILDVEIPSVKIPIFPGKNITVIAEVVAMSQLLKVSGHHMAREFDERLKRKIQAGSEEPFDMERYLERDFE, encoded by the coding sequence ATGGTTAATTTGTCCGTCGAAGAACTTTTCAGCAGCGTGCAAGGCCGGTTGTCGCTTGAAATCGTCAATGGCACCTACAGTTTTCGCAAATCGATTAAAGAAGGCGATCTCAACCGCCCCGGCCTGGCGCTGGCTGGTTTCACCAAAGTGTTTACCTACGATCGCATCCAGGTGCTCGGCAACACCGAGATGCGCTTTCTCGAGGGGATGAGCCTGGGCGAGCGCCGCCATGCGATTCAAACCATGCTCAATTTCGACATCCCCTGCATCGTCGTCACCGATAATAATGCCATCCCGCCGGAGTTGATCGACATTGCCAACCAGCGCGGCATCACGGTTTTTCGCACCCCGTTGAAAACCACGCAATTCACCCATCTGCTCGGCGATTTTCTGGACGAAAAATTCGCGCCCACCACAACGGTGCACGGCACGCTGGTCGACGTGTTCGGCGTCGGCCTGCTGTTCACCGGCCGCAGTGGCATCGGCAAAAGCGAAATCGCCCTTGACCTCGTCGAGCGCGGCCATCGTCTCGTCGCCGACGACATCGTGCAGATCAGCCGCAAAGCCGCCGGCATTCTCATCGGCCAGGGCAGCGAAATGCTGAAATATCACATGGAAATCCGCGGCCTCGGCATCATCGACATTCGCAGCATTTTCGGCATTCATGCCACCCGCCCGCAAAAACGAATCGAAGTCGAGGTGCATCTCGAAGAATGGGACAATACCGAAGATTACGAGCGCATCGGCGTCGACGAGCAATTCACCAAAATTCTCGACGTCGAAATTCCCTCGGTGAAAATTCCGATCTTCCCCGGCAAAAACATCACGGTGATTGCCGAAGTCGTGGCCATGTCGCAACTGCTGAAAGTCTCCGGCCATCACATGGCGCGCGAATTTGACGAGCGGCTCAAACGCAAAATCCAGGCCGGCAGCGAAGAACCCTTCGACATGGAGCGATATCTGGAAAGAGATTTTGAATGA
- a CDS encoding Ig-like domain-containing protein: MKPQRFFLRTILLCLGLATAVAGQVRIMPLGNSLTDGDGSSNGGGYRFHLYNALTNANIDFDFVGALQGGTGFADTDHEGHGGFRADQLDVQTYLTNNPADAVFLEIGTNDISFGESAAQVKTDIEAVVDAIHNFDAKIEIYLGTLIPRKDDNARQAVTDALNALLPGLVSAKSSAGYRIFLVDHAARFKANPNWKTELMSDDLHPNDAGYGLMAQEWFTSYVTNTGSNVTQFADDFNSGVLSTAWAAHPAYKVQSGELRNTSSTDAFDLFIAAPTVITNANVLEFKFGTQSDFIGRAYTGAALMLDAAATTANGYLIFHNSEFKKVRLYTVENGIPKVKVDEADTQAPDPDAGDTFRVEWNTDNDGHHFCVYINGVRDACLNDANKLQGNVAKLYAGVMINGNSNNAIDDFYTAKVTDSTPPAAVTDLKVKEVAALAMTLEWTAPGDDGNTGTARSYTLRYSTSPISANNFNNATLAPNLPPPAPAGTRQSFTIGGLNSGTTYYFALKTTDEFGNVSALSNVASAATPTLNLFTDNFNRSGPELGSQWSTTPDMKIVKGTVQNKAAADIWSAAIYTGVRNPLMVSFRWGPQATTYGTNWCGLLVMANSTNPATVDGYMVQRYPEGGKTRLWRVSNGRFAGIVDEGNSFAPAPKAGSEMKVVMRSDASGHHFEVYINDVFDRSLSDKQKLTGNAGTLYAGFYIESTLDSLNAIDSFTAGVLPAAPGVLVKQSGDNQTKPVGQQLPQPLVVTLLDKLGNPMPGQIVNFVVTAGSATVNNPPAADEHIRLEAEHAQITSPIETRNDPEAANGKYIVYPVGRNEDASATFKFTITRAGDYRVWTRSAKTGSQPGSWFISIDGKADFVYDVFQGTTNGSWTWDLVSERGNGGPATPQFDPKIITLAAGTHTIEFKARWEDTKLDKILITNDSSYIPNGKEEVGYLTDASGIASAKVTLGATIGKVQINAVHGNLPPAIFTATATVGAPDSLVLVSGAGQSGPAGKVLSQPLKVKVTDSFGNPVANQQVSWMVSEGNGQLENYVSTSDTNGMATTNFTPGNRSTVNKVLALATYANKAVEFSATTSSGIADAMNVVAGNNQTATVGTKLSAPLVVKMADASNKAVANYPVDVTVTRGGGSLSPSNPVRNGGFETASSNLPANWNLESNPTASEVALSNDAASGAKSLQVNSTRGGVGVSQILALAANTNYTFSFWIKVKRGTARVTLRTNDADGNLREKEIDINLASAWQRYMIIAPNGAAGTRQLFFKTNGSAEFLVDEVKVLPNTNSDGLLNLTWTLGDTAMAQKVVVNDGAVIDSRGTLKGFPFTFAAIAKAGAPKTLAAVSGDGQIGSAGQPLRAPFAVKVTDNFGNGIEKINVTFTAAVGNGNFNGQQALVVPTDSTGSAKAVLTMGPTPGATNTAVATAQGLPGVSVTFNAIAAIPSQAQKVAGATQGSAGYPVNTPLTVRVTDNSGNRIGGFPVVFTVQEGGGKIDNQTTATIVTDIDGEAKAFLVLGPNPGAQNKVLATATSNGQPLQGSGINFTVTAAKLKDLLLASGNEQIGIAGEPLPKALRAKIQDELGKGIKGQNVTFTVVSGGGKLSGNVNTRTIPTDSLGIAAATLTLGPRPGQNNNQVRAETNPALNGSPLLFVASAKVGPPAVLKEISGDSLSGVAGNPLPAPFVTQVTDKNGNALPDIPVIFTVKSGGGSFNGVTKDTVKSDVNGYAQITLTAGNTVGRYNNVVEARAFNGSLELANSPMIFVASSTLSNARVISLQSGNRQFGKAGAPLANPLVVKVVDRSNNVVATHPVNFRVVRGGGVFANGKPDTTVNTNASGLARAVLTLGGLVQPDSQIVFASSNDGVDQLQNSPIGFVAYASPGSPSGATSYVEATSPVPADGVSQTNIKVFVRDPFGNAVSNVAVTIQISGESQTFPTANTDAQGKAEFKFATTRAGRKTVSLKINGAIVGRSASVLFTPLAAAQINMVSGQAQTGNVNTALPKTLAVNVLDKFNNGVPNHPVDFVIEAGNGRLLRQSPILTDSTGVASVTYVLGPTPGENRIRAASSGLANSPITFVATATNASAANLEYVSGNNQQATAGQILSQPLVVKVTDANKRAVYGMAVNFAVNFGGGNVDGRSSVTVRTDEYGEARVTWQLGATAGVNTVRAAVAGLTGSPIDFQAIAVSGTATTLAAFSGDGASGQVNQELATPLTARVTDANGNGADGVHVFFELIQGSGTLSGGVGNATTRDVTTTNGGFAATKIIFGPEIGPRKIRVTALNANGASLRGSPLTFTVYGRAGAVKSIAAVSRTNNQRGTANKPLNFPLQVIAYDERGNPVEGAQINFSVTQNTGYFPGGALNALVLTNSKGVAAIEWTIKGGTNKAQASAVGLSTPPVTFDATGVTDNNFPVFTKIPPQQKREGERIEFVVSAIDADNDPVRYGAKNLPLGAVFDSLGTRIFTWQTDQNSAGQYEVSFLAFDSRGGVDEEVVTIDVINRNQAPVITGRIPVGNHPGKPDTTVLQPGTPLRMKVLAKDPDGDALSYRWYVNGKFAGSVFDTFDFRGELAWNTVEARVFDQEDTVRTVWSIKVPVELASFTAQTGDGPGVKLNWKTGSEINNAGFNILRSRSQAGIYAKLNDKLIPANREGSYSFIDATAEAGARYYYKLEALDTRGNITTHGPIVVDVAAPATFELSQNYPNPFNPTTQIRYQLPQAVQVSLTIYNMLGQEVRKLVNAQQPAGYHTAMWDGRDNAGRLVPTGVYHYRIQAGSFTMTKRMLMAK, encoded by the coding sequence GTGAAACCGCAACGATTCTTTTTAAGGACTATTCTGCTTTGCCTCGGACTGGCGACGGCCGTGGCGGGCCAGGTTCGTATCATGCCGCTCGGCAATTCGCTCACCGACGGCGACGGCTCGTCGAACGGCGGGGGGTATCGTTTCCATTTATATAACGCTTTGACGAACGCCAACATCGATTTTGATTTCGTCGGCGCGCTGCAAGGCGGAACCGGCTTTGCGGATACGGATCACGAAGGCCACGGCGGCTTTCGCGCCGACCAGCTTGACGTGCAAACCTATTTGACCAACAATCCGGCCGACGCCGTCTTTCTCGAAATCGGCACGAACGATATTTCGTTCGGCGAGAGCGCGGCGCAGGTGAAAACCGATATCGAGGCTGTCGTCGATGCGATTCACAACTTCGACGCCAAGATCGAAATTTATCTCGGCACGTTGATTCCGCGAAAAGACGACAACGCCAGACAGGCGGTGACGGATGCGCTCAACGCCTTGCTGCCGGGCCTGGTCAGCGCCAAATCCTCGGCGGGCTACAGGATTTTTTTGGTCGATCACGCCGCGCGCTTCAAAGCCAATCCGAATTGGAAAACCGAATTGATGAGTGACGATTTGCACCCGAACGATGCAGGTTACGGCTTGATGGCGCAGGAATGGTTCACCAGTTACGTGACCAACACCGGCTCCAACGTGACGCAATTTGCCGATGATTTCAACAGCGGGGTGTTGAGCACGGCATGGGCGGCGCATCCGGCGTATAAAGTGCAAAGCGGCGAGCTGCGCAACACCTCGTCGACCGATGCCTTTGATCTGTTCATCGCCGCGCCGACCGTGATCACGAACGCCAACGTCTTGGAATTTAAATTTGGGACACAGTCTGATTTCATTGGCCGCGCTTACACCGGCGCCGCGTTGATGCTGGATGCCGCTGCAACGACCGCCAATGGGTATCTGATCTTTCATAATTCCGAATTTAAAAAGGTGCGGCTGTACACCGTTGAAAACGGCATTCCCAAAGTCAAAGTTGACGAAGCCGACACGCAAGCGCCGGATCCGGACGCCGGCGACACCTTTCGGGTCGAATGGAACACGGATAACGACGGCCATCATTTTTGTGTTTATATCAACGGCGTGCGCGATGCCTGCCTGAACGATGCGAACAAATTGCAGGGCAATGTTGCCAAGCTCTATGCCGGCGTGATGATCAACGGCAACTCGAATAATGCGATTGACGATTTTTACACGGCCAAAGTCACCGACTCGACGCCGCCGGCCGCGGTGACGGATTTAAAAGTGAAAGAGGTGGCGGCGCTGGCGATGACGCTGGAATGGACCGCACCGGGCGACGATGGCAACACCGGCACAGCGAGAAGCTATACTTTGCGTTATTCCACCTCGCCGATTTCAGCAAACAATTTCAACAACGCGACACTGGCGCCGAATCTGCCGCCGCCGGCTCCCGCCGGAACCAGGCAAAGTTTTACGATCGGCGGCTTGAACAGCGGCACCACGTATTATTTCGCGCTCAAAACCACTGATGAATTTGGCAACGTCTCCGCGCTTTCGAACGTCGCCTCGGCGGCGACGCCGACGTTGAATTTGTTTACCGACAATTTTAATCGAAGCGGGCCGGAGCTTGGCAGCCAGTGGTCAACGACGCCGGACATGAAAATCGTCAAAGGCACGGTGCAGAACAAAGCCGCAGCCGATATTTGGAGCGCGGCGATTTACACGGGGGTGAGAAATCCGCTGATGGTGAGTTTCCGCTGGGGGCCGCAAGCGACGACTTACGGCACCAACTGGTGCGGCTTGCTGGTGATGGCGAACAGCACCAACCCCGCCACGGTTGACGGCTACATGGTGCAACGCTATCCCGAAGGCGGCAAGACCCGCTTGTGGCGGGTATCCAACGGCCGATTCGCTGGCATCGTTGACGAGGGCAATTCCTTTGCGCCGGCGCCGAAAGCCGGCTCGGAAATGAAAGTCGTCATGCGCTCGGATGCGAGCGGCCATCACTTCGAAGTTTATATCAACGACGTGTTTGATCGCAGTCTGAGCGATAAACAAAAATTGACCGGCAATGCCGGCACGCTGTACGCCGGTTTTTACATCGAGAGCACGCTGGATTCGTTGAATGCGATCGACAGTTTTACAGCCGGCGTTTTGCCGGCGGCGCCGGGTGTGCTGGTCAAACAATCGGGCGACAATCAAACCAAGCCGGTCGGCCAGCAACTGCCGCAGCCGCTGGTGGTGACCTTGCTGGATAAACTCGGCAACCCGATGCCCGGGCAGATCGTCAATTTTGTTGTCACCGCCGGCAGCGCGACGGTGAATAACCCGCCGGCCGCTGATGAGCATATTCGCCTGGAAGCGGAACACGCGCAAATCACTTCGCCCATCGAGACGCGCAATGATCCCGAGGCGGCGAATGGGAAATATATTGTTTATCCGGTTGGCCGCAACGAGGATGCCTCGGCGACCTTCAAGTTCACGATTACGCGGGCCGGCGACTATCGCGTTTGGACGCGCAGCGCGAAAACCGGATCGCAGCCCGGCAGTTGGTTTATCAGCATCGATGGCAAAGCGGATTTCGTTTACGATGTTTTTCAAGGCACGACAAACGGCTCGTGGACTTGGGATTTGGTTTCTGAACGCGGCAATGGCGGGCCTGCCACCCCGCAATTCGATCCGAAGATCATCACCCTTGCTGCCGGCACCCACACGATCGAATTCAAAGCGCGCTGGGAAGACACCAAGCTCGATAAAATTCTCATCACCAACGACAGCAGCTATATTCCGAATGGAAAGGAGGAGGTCGGTTATCTCACCGATGCCAGCGGCATCGCCTCGGCAAAAGTCACGCTGGGCGCGACGATCGGCAAAGTTCAAATCAACGCTGTGCACGGCAATTTGCCGCCGGCAATTTTTACGGCGACGGCCACGGTTGGCGCACCGGACAGCTTGGTTCTCGTCAGCGGCGCCGGGCAGTCCGGCCCGGCCGGTAAAGTTCTTTCGCAGCCGCTGAAAGTGAAAGTCACGGACAGTTTTGGCAATCCGGTCGCAAACCAGCAAGTGAGCTGGATGGTGTCGGAGGGTAACGGGCAGTTGGAGAATTATGTCAGCACCAGCGACACGAACGGCATGGCAACGACGAATTTCACGCCGGGCAATCGCAGCACCGTCAATAAAGTCTTGGCGCTGGCGACTTACGCCAACAAAGCGGTTGAGTTCAGCGCGACAACTTCTTCCGGCATCGCCGACGCCATGAATGTGGTCGCCGGCAATAATCAAACCGCTACGGTCGGGACAAAACTTTCGGCGCCGCTGGTGGTGAAAATGGCAGACGCCAGCAATAAAGCCGTGGCGAATTATCCGGTGGACGTCACCGTGACGCGCGGCGGCGGCTCACTCTCGCCGTCGAACCCGGTGCGCAACGGCGGCTTTGAGACCGCGAGCAGCAATTTGCCGGCGAATTGGAATTTGGAAAGCAACCCGACCGCAAGCGAAGTGGCATTGTCGAACGACGCTGCCAGCGGCGCGAAAAGCTTGCAGGTCAATTCCACGCGCGGTGGCGTCGGCGTTTCGCAAATTCTGGCGCTGGCGGCGAACACGAATTATACCTTTTCATTTTGGATCAAAGTCAAACGTGGCACGGCACGCGTGACGCTGCGCACGAACGACGCCGACGGCAATTTGCGTGAGAAAGAAATTGATATCAATCTTGCGAGCGCCTGGCAGCGTTACATGATCATCGCGCCAAACGGGGCCGCCGGTACCCGCCAGCTCTTTTTCAAAACCAATGGCTCGGCGGAGTTTCTCGTTGACGAGGTCAAAGTGCTGCCGAACACCAATAGTGACGGTCTGCTGAACCTCACCTGGACTTTGGGGGATACGGCGATGGCGCAAAAAGTCGTTGTCAATGACGGTGCGGTGATTGATAGCCGCGGCACGCTGAAAGGATTTCCGTTTACCTTTGCCGCGATCGCCAAGGCCGGCGCGCCGAAAACGCTGGCCGCTGTCAGCGGTGATGGCCAAATCGGCTCCGCCGGGCAACCGTTGCGTGCGCCGTTTGCCGTCAAAGTCACGGACAATTTCGGCAACGGCATTGAGAAAATCAATGTGACGTTTACTGCCGCGGTTGGTAATGGAAATTTTAACGGCCAGCAAGCGTTGGTGGTGCCGACGGATTCAACCGGCTCGGCAAAAGCAGTGTTGACGATGGGCCCGACTCCGGGGGCGACGAATACGGCAGTTGCCACTGCGCAAGGATTGCCGGGCGTTTCAGTGACGTTCAATGCGATTGCGGCGATTCCCAGCCAGGCACAAAAAGTTGCCGGCGCCACGCAAGGCTCAGCCGGTTATCCGGTCAACACACCGCTCACCGTGCGCGTGACAGACAATAGCGGCAATCGTATCGGCGGTTTTCCGGTGGTGTTTACCGTGCAAGAAGGCGGCGGCAAAATTGACAACCAAACCACGGCGACGATTGTCACCGACATTGACGGCGAAGCCAAAGCCTTTCTCGTGCTTGGCCCGAATCCCGGCGCGCAAAATAAAGTTTTGGCGACGGCAACGAGCAACGGCCAACCGCTGCAAGGCTCCGGGATTAATTTTACCGTGACTGCCGCCAAGCTCAAAGATTTGCTGCTGGCATCCGGAAATGAACAAATCGGCATTGCCGGCGAGCCGCTGCCAAAAGCGCTGAGGGCCAAAATTCAAGATGAATTGGGCAAAGGCATCAAAGGTCAAAACGTAACGTTCACCGTTGTCAGCGGTGGCGGCAAACTGAGCGGCAATGTCAACACGAGAACGATTCCAACCGACAGCCTCGGCATCGCGGCGGCAACGCTGACGCTCGGTCCGAGACCGGGGCAGAACAACAATCAAGTTCGTGCCGAAACCAATCCGGCGCTGAATGGCTCGCCGCTGCTTTTTGTCGCCAGCGCCAAAGTCGGCCCGCCGGCGGTGCTCAAAGAAATTTCCGGCGACAGCCTCTCTGGCGTCGCGGGCAATCCGCTGCCGGCGCCGTTTGTCACGCAAGTGACCGATAAAAACGGCAATGCTCTGCCGGATATTCCGGTGATTTTTACTGTCAAAAGCGGCGGCGGCAGTTTCAATGGCGTCACCAAAGACACGGTGAAAAGCGATGTAAACGGCTACGCGCAAATCACGCTGACCGCCGGCAACACGGTCGGGCGATACAACAACGTGGTGGAAGCGCGCGCCTTCAACGGCTCGCTGGAGCTGGCCAACTCGCCGATGATCTTTGTCGCCTCGTCGACGTTGAGCAACGCGCGGGTGATCTCGCTGCAATCCGGCAATCGCCAATTCGGCAAAGCCGGCGCGCCGCTGGCGAATCCGTTGGTCGTGAAAGTCGTCGATCGCAGCAACAATGTCGTCGCCACGCATCCGGTGAATTTCCGCGTTGTGCGCGGCGGCGGTGTGTTTGCCAACGGCAAGCCCGACACCACCGTCAACACCAACGCCAGCGGCTTGGCGCGGGCGGTGTTGACGCTCGGCGGGTTGGTGCAGCCGGACAGCCAAATCGTTTTTGCCAGCTCGAATGACGGCGTTGATCAACTGCAAAATTCGCCGATTGGGTTTGTCGCCTACGCCTCGCCGGGTTCGCCGAGCGGCGCGACGAGTTATGTCGAAGCGACGAGCCCGGTTCCCGCCGACGGCGTGAGCCAGACCAACATCAAAGTTTTTGTGCGCGATCCGTTTGGCAATGCGGTGTCGAATGTTGCGGTGACGATTCAGATTTCGGGCGAATCTCAAACTTTTCCGACCGCCAACACCGACGCGCAAGGCAAAGCCGAATTTAAATTTGCCACGACCCGCGCCGGGCGCAAAACGGTTTCATTGAAAATCAATGGCGCGATTGTCGGCCGCAGCGCCAGCGTGCTTTTCACGCCGTTGGCGGCGGCGCAAATCAACATGGTGAGCGGCCAGGCGCAAACCGGCAACGTCAACACCGCGCTGCCGAAAACGCTGGCCGTGAACGTATTGGACAAATTCAACAACGGCGTGCCCAATCATCCGGTTGATTTCGTCATCGAAGCCGGCAATGGTCGCCTGCTCAGGCAGTCGCCGATTCTCACCGACTCCACCGGCGTCGCGAGCGTGACGTATGTGCTCGGCCCGACACCGGGTGAGAATCGGATTCGCGCCGCTTCGAGCGGCTTGGCGAATTCGCCGATCACCTTCGTGGCGACGGCGACGAACGCGAGCGCGGCGAATTTGGAATATGTCAGCGGCAACAATCAACAAGCCACGGCCGGACAAATTCTCTCGCAGCCGCTCGTCGTCAAAGTGACGGACGCCAACAAACGCGCGGTGTACGGCATGGCGGTGAATTTTGCGGTGAATTTTGGTGGCGGCAACGTCGACGGCCGCAGCAGCGTCACCGTGCGCACCGATGAATACGGCGAAGCGCGCGTCACTTGGCAGCTCGGCGCCACTGCCGGCGTCAACACCGTGCGCGCTGCAGTGGCCGGCCTGACCGGCTCGCCGATTGATTTCCAAGCCATCGCGGTTTCGGGCACGGCGACGACGCTCGCGGCTTTCAGCGGCGACGGCGCCTCCGGCCAGGTCAATCAGGAATTGGCGACGCCGCTCACCGCGCGCGTCACCGATGCAAACGGCAACGGCGCTGACGGCGTTCATGTTTTCTTCGAATTGATTCAGGGCAGCGGCACGCTCAGCGGCGGCGTTGGCAATGCAACAACGCGCGATGTGACCACAACGAACGGCGGTTTTGCCGCAACCAAAATTATTTTCGGGCCGGAAATCGGGCCGCGTAAAATCCGTGTCACGGCGTTGAACGCCAATGGCGCCTCATTGCGCGGCTCGCCGTTGACGTTCACCGTCTACGGCCGCGCCGGCGCAGTCAAGTCCATTGCCGCGGTGAGCCGCACCAACAACCAACGCGGCACCGCCAACAAACCGCTGAATTTCCCGCTGCAAGTGATTGCGTATGACGAGCGCGGCAATCCGGTGGAGGGCGCGCAAATCAATTTTTCGGTAACGCAAAACACCGGCTACTTTCCAGGCGGCGCGTTGAATGCGCTGGTGTTGACCAACAGCAAAGGTGTGGCGGCAATCGAATGGACGATCAAAGGCGGCACCAACAAGGCGCAGGCCAGCGCCGTCGGGTTGTCGACGCCGCCGGTCACGTTTGACGCCACCGGTGTGACGGACAACAACTTCCCGGTTTTTACCAAAATTCCGCCTCAGCAAAAACGCGAGGGCGAGCGTATCGAGTTTGTCGTGAGCGCCATCGATGCGGACAACGATCCGGTTCGTTACGGCGCGAAGAATCTGCCGCTGGGCGCGGTGTTCGATTCGCTCGGCACGCGCATCTTCACCTGGCAGACCGACCAAAACAGCGCCGGTCAGTACGAAGTGAGTTTTCTCGCCTTCGACTCGCGCGGCGGCGTTGATGAAGAAGTCGTCACCATCGACGTGATCAATCGCAATCAAGCGCCGGTGATCACCGGCCGCATTCCGGTGGGCAATCATCCCGGCAAGCCGGATACGACCGTGTTGCAGCCGGGCACGCCGCTGCGCATGAAAGTCCTGGCGAAAGATCCCGACGGCGACGCACTCAGCTATCGCTGGTACGTCAACGGCAAATTTGCGGGATCGGTGTTTGACACGTTTGATTTTCGCGGTGAACTGGCGTGGAACACTGTTGAAGCCAGAGTTTTCGATCAGGAAGACACGGTGCGCACGGTGTGGAGCATCAAAGTGCCGGTCGAGTTGGCGAGCTTCACCGCGCAAACCGGCGATGGCCCGGGCGTGAAGTTGAATTGGAAAACCGGCAGTGAGATCAACAACGCCGGCTTCAACATTCTGCGCAGTCGCAGCCAGGCAGGAATTTACGCGAAGCTGAACGACAAGCTCATTCCGGCGAATCGCGAAGGCAGCTACAGCTTCATCGATGCGACCGCCGAAGCCGGCGCGAGATATTACTATAAATTGGAAGCGCTCGACACCCGCGGCAATATCACAACCCACGGCCCGATTGTCGTCGATGTCGCCGCGCCGGCAACGTTTGAGTTGAGCCAGAATTATCCGAATCCGTTCAATCCCACAACGCAGATTCGTTATCAATTGCCGCAAGCGGTGCAGGTGAGCTTGACGATTTACAATATGCTCGGGCAGGAAGTACGCAAGCTGGTCAACGCGCAGCAACCTGCTGGCTATCACACCGCCATGTGGGACGGCCGCGACAACGCCGGCCGCCTCGTGCCGACGGGCGTGTATCACTACCGTATTCAGGCCGGCAGCTTTACGATGACAAAGCGGATGTTGATGGCGAAGTAA
- the rpmG gene encoding 50S ribosomal protein L33 has product MREIITLECSDCKRRNYSMTKNKKTHTARVEFKKHCPFCKKHTVHKETR; this is encoded by the coding sequence ATGAGAGAAATTATCACCCTCGAATGCAGCGACTGCAAGCGCCGGAATTATTCGATGACCAAAAATAAGAAAACGCACACGGCGCGCGTGGAGTTTAAGAAGCATTGCCCTTTTTGCAAGAAGCACACGGTGCATAAAGAGACGAGGTAG